A portion of the Bifidobacterium bifidum ATCC 29521 = JCM 1255 = DSM 20456 genome contains these proteins:
- a CDS encoding D-alanine--D-alanine ligase family protein produces the protein MAETAKIRVVVMYGGKADEHSISCISTAGVLRALDTDRFEPVPVGITKQGQWIVDGEDPRGWDMADGLPVVEKTPGSRDVVLDVALGQDGFFARNDDGTLSSLGHVDAVLPVLHGPYGEDGTIQGLLEMMDVPYVGCGVLASAACMDKHYTKVLLAAAGIPVAPGITVDARGFDAASRFAADADGLLARVEEAGLAYPLFVKPSRAGSSFGVTKVEHAGDAAELAAAVFEASHHDWRILIEQGIDAREIECAVLCPKAGSEPQASWPGEIVLDKRNSGDDQFYDFDSKYMDSSASHVEVPANLPQETLQQVRETAVKAFKAVDGAGLSRVDTFVTPDGEVMVNEINTMPGFTPISMYPKAWEATGIGYTELITKLIDGVLR, from the coding sequence ATGGCTGAAACGGCCAAGATTCGCGTTGTGGTGATGTATGGCGGCAAGGCCGACGAGCATTCGATTTCCTGTATTTCGACTGCCGGCGTGCTGCGCGCGCTTGACACCGACCGGTTCGAGCCGGTGCCGGTGGGCATCACCAAGCAGGGCCAGTGGATCGTGGACGGCGAGGACCCGCGCGGATGGGATATGGCCGACGGTCTGCCGGTCGTCGAGAAGACTCCCGGCTCGCGCGACGTCGTGCTGGACGTGGCGCTCGGGCAGGATGGCTTCTTCGCCCGCAACGACGACGGCACGCTGAGCTCGCTGGGGCACGTTGACGCGGTGCTGCCGGTTCTGCACGGCCCGTATGGCGAGGACGGCACGATTCAGGGTCTGCTGGAGATGATGGATGTGCCGTACGTCGGTTGCGGCGTGCTCGCGTCCGCCGCGTGCATGGACAAGCATTACACGAAGGTGCTGCTGGCCGCCGCCGGCATTCCGGTCGCTCCCGGCATCACCGTGGACGCGCGCGGCTTCGACGCGGCGTCGCGGTTCGCCGCTGATGCCGATGGTCTGCTCGCTCGGGTCGAGGAGGCCGGACTGGCGTACCCGCTGTTCGTCAAGCCGTCCCGCGCCGGATCGAGCTTCGGCGTGACCAAGGTGGAGCATGCCGGTGACGCCGCCGAGCTGGCCGCCGCCGTGTTTGAGGCGAGCCATCATGATTGGCGAATCCTGATCGAGCAGGGCATCGACGCGCGTGAGATCGAGTGCGCGGTGCTGTGCCCGAAGGCCGGCAGTGAGCCGCAGGCCAGCTGGCCGGGCGAGATCGTGCTCGACAAGCGCAACAGCGGCGACGACCAGTTCTACGACTTCGACAGCAAGTACATGGATTCGTCGGCGAGCCATGTGGAGGTGCCGGCGAATCTGCCTCAGGAGACTCTGCAGCAGGTGCGCGAGACCGCGGTCAAGGCGTTCAAGGCGGTGGATGGCGCCGGCCTGAGCCGCGTGGACACGTTCGTGACGCCGGACGGCGAGGTGATGGTCAATGAGATCAACACGATGCCCGGTTTCACGCCGATCTCCATGTATCCGAAGGCATGGGAGGCGACCGGCATCGGCTATACCGAGCTGATCACCAAGCTGATCGACGGCGTGCTGCGCTAG
- a CDS encoding glycerophosphodiester phosphodiesterase family protein: MGKHVGGKLVLAGAVAAGAAVWAIKPRSFSDKQRHFAPSVPDVWYAHRGLHDAGSGLTPEYAAHSGEYVALARRCALRAGYGTADFSGSIAPENSLAAFAAACEAGFGIELDVQLTKDGRVVVVHDDNLLRVAGDPRKIADLTYEELSRIPLFPAPAKPGDAEAAPVADPVAAAQFAPQGYYQHVPLFVDVLRVIAGRVPVIVEYKFTDNAAWGERADELMEKGDQLLQAYDGPYVIESFHPGAVNWYKEHRPEVCRGQLAEPASLTGTGVKEWLAGLLAFDWISRPDFVAFDWHGGPSPQLRAARWMGAIPVSWTVRSADELAECDQYFDRHIFESFVPDSK, translated from the coding sequence ATGGGAAAACATGTTGGAGGCAAGCTGGTGCTTGCCGGAGCCGTAGCCGCGGGCGCCGCGGTCTGGGCCATCAAGCCGCGTTCGTTCAGCGACAAGCAGCGTCATTTCGCGCCGTCGGTTCCGGACGTATGGTATGCGCATCGTGGCCTGCATGACGCGGGATCGGGACTGACGCCGGAGTATGCGGCGCACAGCGGCGAGTATGTGGCGCTGGCGCGTCGCTGCGCATTGCGCGCGGGATACGGGACCGCTGACTTCAGCGGCTCGATCGCCCCGGAGAATTCGCTGGCTGCGTTCGCCGCCGCCTGTGAGGCCGGATTCGGCATCGAATTGGACGTGCAGCTCACCAAGGACGGCCGCGTGGTGGTCGTGCATGACGATAACCTGTTGCGCGTGGCCGGAGATCCGCGCAAGATCGCCGACCTGACGTATGAGGAGCTGTCGCGCATCCCGCTGTTCCCCGCGCCCGCGAAGCCGGGGGATGCCGAGGCGGCGCCCGTCGCCGACCCGGTGGCCGCCGCACAGTTCGCTCCGCAGGGCTACTACCAGCACGTGCCGCTGTTCGTCGACGTGCTGCGCGTGATCGCGGGACGTGTACCGGTGATCGTGGAGTACAAGTTCACCGACAACGCCGCGTGGGGCGAGCGGGCGGACGAGCTGATGGAGAAGGGCGACCAACTGCTGCAGGCGTATGACGGCCCGTATGTGATCGAGTCGTTCCATCCGGGCGCGGTCAACTGGTACAAGGAGCACCGTCCGGAGGTGTGCCGCGGCCAGTTGGCAGAGCCGGCGTCGCTCACCGGTACCGGGGTCAAGGAGTGGCTGGCCGGGCTGTTGGCGTTCGATTGGATCTCCCGTCCGGACTTCGTGGCGTTCGACTGGCATGGCGGCCCCTCTCCGCAGCTGCGGGCCGCACGCTGGATGGGCGCGATACCGGTGTCGTGGACGGTTCGCAGCGCGGACGAACTCGCCGAATGCGACCAGTATTTCGACCGCCACATCTTCGAGTCGTTCGTTCCGGATAGCAAATAG